CGAAGCGTCTGGGCAAGTTGCAGGTAGAGCTCAACATCGCGCCGTGAAAAATCCAGGACGTCGTCTATCCAAGTCATCAACTTCCACATTCGCATCCGATAGGTTAGCCGCGTGCGACGCTCGATTTCGTTGGCGCCCGCCAACCGCCCTTCGTCGACCAAGTGCACCCCATCCCAAATGATCGGGACATGCACATGCTCCATTCCGATCGCGTCGAGTTTCTTGACCACCTCGGCGGTATTGATTTGTTGCCTTCGTTCGCTCGATTCGGGATAAGTGATATGGGTGTGAAAGCGAATGAAATCGCGGAACTTCCGCTCGACGCGAACTTGATTCATCACCTATCTCCCGGCCTCGATTTCCGCCGCCACTTGATCCACCGCTAGCTCGGAGCGTTTTTTCCATTTGACGAGCATCGGATCGGAGACCTGCAGATTCTGCAGCTCGTGTTTCAACGCGTCCATGCTACTCATCAAATCGACCATGTCGGAGATCGCTTCGTCATTCACATCGCCACGCGCCTCGTCATCGAGGTCTTTGGCCGCAGCGAATTTGCGATTGATGTCCTGCATTTTCCCCTGCAATTGGTGGGCCCGTTCATCAATGTCACTGAGCAACACCTCCACGCCCCCTTCACGCAGCGCCGATCGAATCAAGGACTCGACATCCCGCTGATAAGACTCCATGCCTTGGATGTTGCGAATCGTCAAAATATCATCGACGATCATCTTTTTGCGGCCATGCCGTCCGACACTGTTGGCGGCCAATCGCAGGCCGCCCAGAGCGATACGCGGAGAAACCTGAAAACCACTTTCCCGATCATCATTCAAATTGGCGATCACATGGGCATAGATGCGGTTGAGTTTGCGACGGTCGGGCCCAGCATCGGGATTGGTTTTATGAAACAGGGCTTCGTAGTCGGCTTGATCATACGACGGCCAACGGACTTCTAATTGCAGCGGAAATCGTTCCAGCAGTGCTTTCACCGCGTCGCTATCTTTCGCAAATTGGCGTGGGTCCTTGTTCGTACAGGCCACAATCGCTTGCGATCGCATCGGCACCGGTCGGTTGCCATTCATAAAGACGCGGCGCGTTAACACATCTTTGAGCGGCAACAGCGCTTGCGATGACGCATCGAGGATTTCTTCTAAGATCACCACCTCGTACGGCAAGAACGAGCGGTCAGTATCGTATTCCAAACAGAGGTCCAATTTGGCAATGTTGGGACCGCCCCACAGTCGATCCTCGGTCATCCCTTCGCCAAACGACTGTAAAAAAATCTCGTTTTCGAGATAGCCGAGTTCTTGGAGCGCCGTCATCACCATGTCGGATTTGCCATGACCCCCGGGCCCCCACAACAGCACATTGCAGGGCTGAAAGAACGCGTGAGTCAACACTTGCACGATTTCATCACAATGGATGAAACGCGACTTCAAACTTTGCGAAATCCGTGCGGGCACCTCGCCGCGAGGTGTTTTTAAGGGTCCGTCGTCGTGGTGAGAAAAGTCGGCATCGGTAAGTCGAATGTGAATCGGTTCATTCGGCAATTGCCGTTCAATCCGCCGCGATAAATCAGCCGTGTAGGACTGCATTCCTTGGACAAAGCGAATGCTCCGAAACGCTTCGGCGGTAACGGTGTTATCGCCATGGATCTTGGCTTCATTGCTCACCACCTCTAACGACTGAATCGCCATGCGTGGCGACATGATGAAGGTTTTGGCTTCATTCAAACCCGCGATCACTTTGGAAAGCATCGTTTGCAACTGCTTGCCACCCATGCTTGAATTGCGATGGACCTTGGCAAACAGTTCGCGGTAGTGCTTTGCTTCGTAACCCGGCCAACGCACTTCCTTTTGCAACAAAAAACGCTCCAGCAATGCTTGGACCGCGTCGCTGCCCTCGGCAAACTCTCGCGGGTCTTTGTTGGTGCACGCGATGACAACCTTCGCAGCCATCTCGACGCGTTCGTTGCCGTTCATAAAGGCACGCCGCGTCAACACGTCTTTCAGTGGCAAGAGCGCTTGCGCCGGGGCGTCGAACAGTTCTTCAAAAATCACGACTTTGTACTGCGGCGCCAAAAACGATCGCGTCGTGTCATAGCGAACACAGGTATCGAGCGAAGCCATATCGGGCCCGCCCCAAAGCCGATCTTCACTCATCCCTTCGCCAAAGGATTGAATAAAAATCTCTTCGTCCTGCAATCCCAATGCACGTAGGGCGGTCAACGCCATCTCTGACTTGCCATGTCCGCCGGGGCCCCACAACAACACATTGCAGGGTTCGTAACAGGCCGCCGAGAGCAGGTCAGCGATCACATCACAAAACACGAACCGCTCGCGGAGTGCGGCTTGGATTGTCGGCAAAATCTCTTTTCGTGGGGTTGGCAACCAAGCCCATTCGTTTGCGACCAAGGCAAAAACGCTCCGCCAGAAAAGAGTTGAGAATGCGACCAAGCCAAGAACTATGGTCTCCGGACTTAGCCGTTTCGAAGTTGCGCTATTGCCGTTTTACCTAGCAAATCATAACCCGACGCGTCAGCGAGGGACTGAGTAAGCAAACCACTGAGTAAGCAAACCACTGAGTAAGCAAACGGCTGAGTAAGTCAGCGGCTGAGCTAAGCGTGACACTCCCTCGCTGACGCGGCGGGTTATAAAAAACACGCCACTTCAAAAGTGCTCACCTAGCGGCCCTCCTGAATTCTAACAACTCTGCACACCGCCGGCGGCCTCGAAACGTCCCGTTTCTTGGGCGTTCGCTATTTGGCGGTCTCGATGAAACGCGACTCCCTCAGCACGGTGACTTTGATCTCACCCGGATAGGTGAGTTCCTTTTCGAAGGCTTGGGCGATGTTGCGACAAATCGTGGCCGCTTCTTCATCGGAGGTTTTGTCGCTGTTGACGATCACGCGAAGTTCACGTCCCGCACTGATCGCAAACGCTTGGCGCACCCCATCAAAACGGGTGGCAATTGATTCAAGCTCTTCCATCCGTTTGATGTAACGCTCGAGCGATTCGCGTCGGGCTCCCGGACGGCTAGCACTACAAGCGTCGCCTGTCGCCACCAGCATGGTGTAAGGGTGCTCGGTAACGATGTCGTCGTGGTGTCCCAACGCTGCGTGAACGACTTCGCTGCCTTCGTTGTGGCGTCGCAGCAGGTCCGCCCCAATTTTGGGATGCCCCCCTTCGAGTTCATGGTCGGCTGCTTTGCCGATGTCGTGCAGCAATCCACAGCGACGAGCCAAGTCACCATCCATGCCTAACATCTCGGCTAACATGCCGGAAATGAACGCGACCTCGACACTGTGCCGCAGCACGTTTTGGCTATACGAGGTGCGGAAGTGCAAGCGACCGAGCATTTGGATGACGCGGTCATGCAACCCGTTCACATTCACTTCATCCGCCGCTTCACGTCCTTTTTGCATGATCAGATCATCGATCTCTTTGCCCGTTTCTTCGACCACATCCTCGATACGCGATGGGTGAATGCGTCCGTCACTGATCAGCCGGGTTAGGGACAGACGAGCGATCTCGCGTCGCACCGGATCGAACCCGCTGACGATCACGACGCCCGGTGTATCATCGATGATCACATCGACGCCGGTTGACTTTTCAAACGCGCGAATATTTCGCCCTTCGCGACCAATGATGCGCCCCTTCATATCGTCGCTGGGGACATCGACCGTGCTGGTCGTGCTCTCGGCGGTATGTGCCGATGCGAACCGCTGGATCGCGGTCAACAACATCTCGCGGCCTTGCGCTTTGACCGTCTCGTTGAGTCGCTTTTGATGCTTCAACAGCACCGACCCTACTTCGCCTTCGAGATCATGCTCGAGCGTCGAAAGCAACGCTTGGGATGCCTCTTCCCGCGTCATCTCACTGACCTTTTCGAGCAGCGTTTGTTGTTGCTTGATTGTGTCGTCGAGTCGTTGGCGCTGCTCCGAAGCGGCACGCAATTGGGTATCAAGCCGCGTCTGAGTGCTTTCAAGCCCACGTTGCTGTTTGCGCAATCCGTCTTCTTGTTGCTCGATCGTTTCTTCGCGTCGGTCCAGTTTGGCTTCACGCTGTAGCAGCTGTTTGCGCTCGATCGCGATTTCCTTTTCCGCGTCCGCCTTGATACTCAGGACCGCTTCCTTGCCCTCCACGATCGCTTGATTTCGTAACGTTTCGCCTTCACGACGCGCTGCTTCAACCAGCTTTTCAGCTGCCTGTTGTTGCACCGTACGACGGACGGAGTTGACCCGTTGGGTGATGCCCCAAACGATCGCGGCTCCTACCAGAAAGGAGAAGCCAGAGTAAAGGAGGGTGGTTTCGGAAGCAGCGAGCATGAATATGTCCTCGGTACCGAGAACAAGAGAATCGGCCATGGGGATACCCCAATTCATCCGCACGCAAAGAGTCCATGCGATGCCTTGAACGCTGAAGAATCTTGCAGCGTTCAGTGGGATTCCTCGATGTGCAAGCCCCGCTCACCACTCTAAGCTCAATCGAGCCCAGGATTTGCTTTGCTGCTGACTCAGCTCTAATGAAGCAACCGATCGAGCAAACATGTTGCTTCAATCTCGTCACTCGAGCGACTAGCAGTAAGAGGAGGAGGGGGGACATGATCGAAAGGAAGGTGATTCTGTTGTTCAGAGGAGTCGATGTTGAGTCTTGATTGTTGTAGGTCAGCTCTGAAAACTCTCCCGTATTCGTTATGATTCGATCTCGGGGGTGATCAGGTCGACTCAGATTAGCAGCTGATGAGTCACCGCGAAACAACGCTCGACCAAAGTTTGAGAGATGGGCCCAAGTTCCCCTTCGTCACTATTCATGCGTCCACCTCCCCCTAAGGGAAACCGCAAGCCGCGGAATCAAAAAACAGAACCCCGCGAATGGAGGGTCTTGGCTTAAAAATGCGGCGCATCAAGGGGCGGCGGGCCCAATCCTTGCCACCCCATGCACCTAGGCGCAGCCCACCCCGTTCAACTAACCGATCGCTGCCCCCCCCCCTTTAGGAAGCCCTCTCGACAATGGAACGCAAACCCAACTCCGATGCCTGGGGCGCCTTTTGTCGTTCGATCGATGCTGCTTGGCCGTTGTCGCGGTGGGGACGCGTGGGCGTGGTCGTCGGCTGTAGCGGAGGCCCGGATAGCGTTGCCTTGATCCGCGGACTGCATGATTTGGTCCAGCGGTCCGAGGTCGCTCTGCCGCCAGGTTTATTGGCAGTGGCACATTTTAATCACGCCACACGAGGGGAGGAATCGCAGCGAGATGAATCCTTTGTCGCTGAGTTGGCGGGCCAGCTTGACGTCCCGTTTCTGCGTCAGCGATCCACACGCGTCGGCGTTCGTGACGAGCAATCGTTACGCCGCATGAGGCTGGACTTTCTGCGCGCGTCCGCCGAGCAAATGGGAGCCCGCTACGTCGCGGTCGCCCATTCGGCCGACGACAATGTCGAAACCGTGCTGCATCACCTATTGCGTGGCACGGGGCCCACCGGGCTGGCTGGGATTCGTCCTCACCGCCCCCTTGGCCAGGACGTGGTGTTAGTCCGTCCGCTGCTTGGCATCACGCGGAAACGCATCTGCGCCGCGCTGCGTTGGATCGAGCAATCTTGGTGCGAAGATTCAAGCAATGCCAACCGGGACTATCGCCGCAATTGGATTCGCCATGAACTGATGCCGATGATCGAATCAAAATATCCTGATGCTCGCGACGCGATTTCTCGAGCCTCCGGAACCCAACGCGATTGGGTTACCAACATGGAATCGCAAGCGGAAGAGTGGAGCACACGGCACGTCCAGTTTGGTGACGCGATTTCCATTCAACGCGACCATGAAACCGACCGCAGTGTGATCATTGCAGGGATGCAGCAATTGTGGGCCGAACAGCGTTGGCCGATGCAAAGCATGTCGCAAACGCATTGGCAACGGATCTACGACCAGATCGCAGGGATCGAGACCGACGCTTGTATGCTGCCTGGAGCGATTCGGATCGAGTCGCCCCCCGGTCATGTCTCGCTCCGGCGAATCGAAGCAGAGGAGCAATGATCGATCGAGTACCTCCGCCGCAGATGGTACTCGAATCAAAACCCTAACGCAACGCATCGGGTTAGGAAGTCTCTAAGCTAACCCTGGAACAAGCAACTCGTAATCTTACATCCCGTCTCCGCAACCACGCTGGACCGCAACCAGCCGGAGAAGATCAGGATCAAGAGTAAGATTACGATTAAGAATCAAAAGGAGGCAAAGCCATGCGACCGTTTCGATCACGTGAAACGGGACATCGCAAATCCACCTAAAAACATTAGCTACACCTCGGTGCACCTGTGCCAGGGGGAGTGGCATGAACCAGCGGCCCGACACTCCTCATCCACTTTTTGATCCAGGCTAACCGCGGGTTTCTTCGCGGTTTTTGGTTCGCTTCTTAGAGCGGAGTTACGCAAACGGGGGATCCCTTCACGCGGCCACAAGTTCGCGGTTCTCTTTGGCGTAGGCGATCCACTGAGTGACCTCTTCCAAATCAGGAAGTTTGCCACTGCGGAGGATTCTCTTGCCTTCACGACTGCGACTGACCGGGTCGACGCGACCGAACAAATCCGCAGGGTCCTGGATCGCTAATTCTTCGGGAGCGGTAATGTCCGACGCAACGAGCAATTGAGCATCATGTCCGCGAAGCATTGGGATGCGACAAACCAAGGTGGCTTGTTGTTGCCAAGACAAAATCGTTTCCCCGTCAATGCGGCGGTTTCTTAATTGCTCGGCCAAGGCATCCGGATCCGCGTTGAGCAAGTCATCGACACTGTAGACGCCGATCCGATTCAATCGATCTGCCATGCGAGGTCCGATCGAGGGGGCGTCGACGACGGGGCTATCGCGTTGCAAATAGAATCGCAATTCATTTTCGCTGTCACGAGGCTCGCGATTCATGCGGTTTTCACGCTCGCTCCGCGATTCACGCGACGCTCGTTCGGAGCGTTCACCCTCTCGTGGTTCCATGCGAACGACATCACGACCGCTGGATTGCGAGCTGCGAGATTGGGTACTGCGAGATTGCGAGCTGCGAGATTGCGAGCTGCGAGATTGCGAGCTGCGAGATTGCGAGCTGCGTGACTCGGAGCTGCCCGAGTCGGAACGGCCCGAGTCGGAACGGCCCGAGTCGGAACGGCGAAGTCCTGAGCGACGACGCCGGCTGCCGTCGCCATTTCGCATTTGCAAGGTGGAGCGTCCCGCCAGTGGGCGTCCTCGTGTGACACGAATGCCCTCGCGTTGTCGCGTTTCGCCACCGATCGGGCGGATCCCGTAACGGATGCCCGCGTATTGCATTGAGTCGTCGCCAAGGTTTTGTCGATCGCGCGATCGGCCGCGGTTCTCGTTGGCGCGACGGTCTTGTTGAGCCGATTTGCGAACGGCACGGCCATCGACATAGCGAGAACCTTGCTCGGCCCCCCAGCTATTGGCCGCAGCGATCCAGCTTGTGATCCGCGATAGCTCGCGACTGCTGCCGCTCAGCAAAACTCGCTGTCCTTGCTCCGTGGCAAGAAAATCTTCGACACGTTGCAGCAAGTCGGTAGGATGAATCGATGCCAATTGAGCGGGATCGGTGACTCCACAACCGACGAGAACGCGAGCATCAAAGCCGCGTAGCTTCGGCACTCGACATACCAATCGGCATTCGCTCTTCCAACGCCGGATCGTCGCGGCGTCGACACTTGCCAAGCCCAACGCATCGGACAACCGGTTGGCATCTTGTTGCATCAAGTGCGTGATATGAGTGACCTGTAAACCACGCAACCGTGCGGCTGCGACCGCGTCAATCGACGGAGCTTGATCGATGGGACTATCCACCGTTAAAAAAAAAGCTGGCTCAGTATGGTCCGAACGACGCAGTGTATTGAGTTGTCCCGAGTCGATCAGAGAGCGATCCCGATAAGCCCCGTTTCCACGGGGGACGACGGTTGCATCCATTGCCGGGGGTGGCGCGGTGGTGTAGGCGTCGGCGTAATAATAGCCATCGCGGAACAGGTCTCCGCCACGAGCGGTATCGGTGCTGGTACGAGGGGTGGGGGCTGTGTGATCGCCGATGCTCGAGGAGTGCACATGTCCCGGCGTGGGGACCGCGCGTGTCGGTTGAGGATGACGCGCGTCACCGTGGTCGTAGAGACCATAGGTTTCACGCCAAGCCATGTCAAAATCGCGATTGATATCGTTGACTAAAAAC
The sequence above is a segment of the Novipirellula galeiformis genome. Coding sequences within it:
- a CDS encoding AAA family ATPase translates to MPTPRKEILPTIQAALRERFVFCDVIADLLSAACYEPCNVLLWGPGGHGKSEMALTALRALGLQDEEIFIQSFGEGMSEDRLWGGPDMASLDTCVRYDTTRSFLAPQYKVVIFEELFDAPAQALLPLKDVLTRRAFMNGNERVEMAAKVVIACTNKDPREFAEGSDAVQALLERFLLQKEVRWPGYEAKHYRELFAKVHRNSSMGGKQLQTMLSKVIAGLNEAKTFIMSPRMAIQSLEVVSNEAKIHGDNTVTAEAFRSIRFVQGMQSYTADLSRRIERQLPNEPIHIRLTDADFSHHDDGPLKTPRGEVPARISQSLKSRFIHCDEIVQVLTHAFFQPCNVLLWGPGGHGKSDMVMTALQELGYLENEIFLQSFGEGMTEDRLWGGPNIAKLDLCLEYDTDRSFLPYEVVILEEILDASSQALLPLKDVLTRRVFMNGNRPVPMRSQAIVACTNKDPRQFAKDSDAVKALLERFPLQLEVRWPSYDQADYEALFHKTNPDAGPDRRKLNRIYAHVIANLNDDRESGFQVSPRIALGGLRLAANSVGRHGRKKMIVDDILTIRNIQGMESYQRDVESLIRSALREGGVEVLLSDIDERAHQLQGKMQDINRKFAAAKDLDDEARGDVNDEAISDMVDLMSSMDALKHELQNLQVSDPMLVKWKKRSELAVDQVAAEIEAGR
- the rny gene encoding ribonuclease Y, with the translated sequence MLAASETTLLYSGFSFLVGAAIVWGITQRVNSVRRTVQQQAAEKLVEAARREGETLRNQAIVEGKEAVLSIKADAEKEIAIERKQLLQREAKLDRREETIEQQEDGLRKQQRGLESTQTRLDTQLRAASEQRQRLDDTIKQQQTLLEKVSEMTREEASQALLSTLEHDLEGEVGSVLLKHQKRLNETVKAQGREMLLTAIQRFASAHTAESTTSTVDVPSDDMKGRIIGREGRNIRAFEKSTGVDVIIDDTPGVVIVSGFDPVRREIARLSLTRLISDGRIHPSRIEDVVEETGKEIDDLIMQKGREAADEVNVNGLHDRVIQMLGRLHFRTSYSQNVLRHSVEVAFISGMLAEMLGMDGDLARRCGLLHDIGKAADHELEGGHPKIGADLLRRHNEGSEVVHAALGHHDDIVTEHPYTMLVATGDACSASRPGARRESLERYIKRMEELESIATRFDGVRQAFAISAGRELRVIVNSDKTSDEEAATICRNIAQAFEKELTYPGEIKVTVLRESRFIETAK
- the tilS gene encoding tRNA lysidine(34) synthetase TilS; translation: MERKPNSDAWGAFCRSIDAAWPLSRWGRVGVVVGCSGGPDSVALIRGLHDLVQRSEVALPPGLLAVAHFNHATRGEESQRDESFVAELAGQLDVPFLRQRSTRVGVRDEQSLRRMRLDFLRASAEQMGARYVAVAHSADDNVETVLHHLLRGTGPTGLAGIRPHRPLGQDVVLVRPLLGITRKRICAALRWIEQSWCEDSSNANRDYRRNWIRHELMPMIESKYPDARDAISRASGTQRDWVTNMESQAEEWSTRHVQFGDAISIQRDHETDRSVIIAGMQQLWAEQRWPMQSMSQTHWQRIYDQIAGIETDACMLPGAIRIESPPGHVSLRRIEAEEQ